The proteins below come from a single Bactrocera dorsalis isolate Fly_Bdor chromosome 5, ASM2337382v1, whole genome shotgun sequence genomic window:
- the LOC105224266 gene encoding RNA polymerase II elongation factor Ell, whose amino-acid sequence MTNSIATAKCPSALSSGNYGMSQNRYSDESKDYFFVKLTDSAYRAIEEYQHNENTKRFTNGQRPKIQVNGNSGVIYFPTLDSNEGRKFGFTIDDIEGSLECIQQTSEGLDVLGSIPYRMRIHANDDIYDTTRTKMAIAEETEKSKCIREIKPNQTDIGRKVKKSVPSSTVYPHLSHSGNNNGNNNNSSSNYLSSLSRSKLTTSLNNNSPPTTQHTLNSGSGANERMNNKLGGTNLSTSSSSSRSPNPTLLGGLGTIASGTNSTNNRYGNGSASNVYSQNNLSPSLTSASSLSSTLAGGIANGYASATQHNSPNESTASTLVNSGVNSKQSRLNSNVSVGNGNFSRGGGGGSFSSNGSKAGSGTKGGAASNANGGGSKLPDISRRKIRERLIHLLALRPFKKPELYARLQNEGLRDRERSLISNILKDIALSRDNTYNLRRQMWNDVNENWPYYTEQELQQLKRRKPQNLTPPLSSDAGSSTSGQSPTSTHTGSPPPLAGGMNGGNSLKRTSLEYDEPFPPKKQRISHMAATGAGVNRMTATSNNSAGGSGVRAGASFSTISNSKNSGNTSFSMQRNKHATAKASTYSPQGPRNTTQSSENSVNSDLSYNVLNNMDDFMLNIENPQGNGYTAHCCGSSSNGSNNNARKSNGSGNSKSSNSNPKENRHSGSSSGTFSATTNISPKNNTNSGNGNNSNYNVQENEGSSNNLRHTLKRSSLASSPKSSLPYGVNFVPESSSGNSRSAGRDNSNRSGSVNYRHQSPNNTQQQQQKQQKSSNSVIYSPKIQAATNIGKNEREDHVPAGRSNSGSKSQTTSHSMGSSTATASGSNKQQMRGVGVRTPTPPVQEQQRYLQQGTHYQSQQTHSASTNSPVQRHNNQPQHLHQQEQQQQQHQQLQFESNSQLPVTQHSVITDAVDVDAAETPNYDFSSYTAITSIEQRRQYKTEFERDYDEYRQLLERIEDVRRNFQVLADQLQRAPQGCSDYEHIKEQIVAEYERINNEEELKRDKQRFDYLHAKLAHIKQLVTDYDKTLTSMAAAAAAVAAAQHHQQQQQEQQLLQHASTTAAMHMAAGATSHFVDGSTNVLTAATAHNARVSPMVSGSESNHSPPSGYQNQAQYYIQQQLQQQPNQIIQHEQEQHKHQNNDETLHRKKKHTHNILQRHHNQQQQQQQHQQYYLSPENQTHASSFDEQHSAQHHQQREPEQFNGHHHYQGNNNNDDSDSDDSSDSNDEDSNDDDSNDDDDDNGSNHDSNNDDDVNEHF is encoded by the coding sequence ATGACAAATTCGATCGCTACTGCAAAATGCCCTTCAGCACTCTCGTCCGGCAACTATGGCATGTCACAAAATCGTTACTCCGATGAATCCAAggactatttttttgttaaactcaCAGATTCTGCATATCGCGCTATCGAAGAATATCAACATAATGAGAATACCAAACGCTTCACAAATGGTCAACGTCCCAAAATTCAAGTCAATGGCAATTCTGGTGTCATCTATTTTCCCACATTGGACAGCAATGAAGGTCGTAAATTTGGTTTTACTATCGATGATATTGAGGGATCCCTTGAGTGTATTCAACAGACTTCCGAAGGTCTCGATGTGCTCGGTTCAATACCCTATCGCATGCGTATCCATGCAAACGATGATATCTATGACACGACCCGTACAAAAATGGCAATTGCCGAAGAGACGGAGAAGAGCAAATGTATACGCGAAATTAAACCAAATCAAACTGATATTGGACGTAAGGTAAAAAAATCTGTTCCGTCATCAACAGTCTATCCGCATTTGAGCCACAGTGGAAataacaatggcaacaacaacaatagcagtagTAATTATTTAAGTAGCCTTAGTCGTAGTAAATTAACAACGTCGCTGAATAACAATTCGCCTCCAACCACGCAACATACGTTAAACAGTGGTAGTGGGGCAAATGAACGTATGAACAATAAACTTGGTGGCACTAATTTGTCCACATCATCCTCATCTTCACGTTCACCAAATCCCACGCTTCTAGGAGGATTGGGTACAATTGCCAGTGGTACTAATAGCACCAATAATCGTTATGGTAACGGTAGTGCGAGCAATGTATATTCTCAGAACAACTTATCACCGTCACTAACGTCCGCCTCATCGCTCTCTTCCACTCTGGCGGGTGGCATCGCCAACGGGTATGCGTCAGCTACTCAACATAATTCGCCGAACGAATCTACCGCATCTACGTTAGTTAATAGCGGTGTTAACAGCAAACAGTCACGGCTAAACAGTAATGTAAGTGTCGGTAATGGCAATTTCTCACGTGGAGGAGGCGGAGGATCGTTTTCTAGTAACGGTTCGAAGGCTGGTAGTGGCACTAAAGGTGGCGCAGCATCAAATGCTAATGGTGGAGGCAGCAAGTTACCTGACATATCGCGTCGTAAAATACGCGAACGCCTGATCCATTTACTTGCCTTACGGCCTTTCAAGAAGCCCGAACTATATGCCCGTTTACAAAATGAAGGTTTACGTGATCGTGAACGCTCACTTATAAGTAATATACTCAAGGATATTGCACTTTCACGCGACAATACGTACAATTTACGGCGCCAAATGTGGAATGACGTAAACGAAAATTGGCCATATTATACTGAGCAGGAGCTGCAGCAGCTGAAACGGCGCAAGCCTCAGAATCTAACTCCACCACTTAGCTCAGACGCGGGCAGTTCTACGTCGGGACAGAGTCCAACTTCAACTCATACGGGCAGTCCTCCGCCACTGGCTGGTGGTATGAACGGCGGCAATAGTTTGAAACGCACTAGTCTAGAGTACGATGAGCCATTTCCGCCGAAGAAGCAACGTATTAGTCATATGGCGGCCACAGGAGCTGGTGTTAATCGCATGACTGCGACAAGCAATAATAGCGCTGGAGGTAGCGGTGTACGTGCAGGCGCCAGTTTTAGTACCATTAGCAACAGTAAGAATAGTGGTAACACTAGCTTCTCAATGCAGCGCAATAAACATGCGACGGCTAAAGCGTCTACCTATTCTCCACAAGGTCCCAGAAACACCACGCAAAGCAGTGAGAATTCTGTCAATAGCGATCTAAGCTATAATGTGCTCAATAATATGGACGATTTCATGCTGAATATAGAAAATCCTCAAGGAAATGGTTATACAGCTCATTGCTGCGGGAGTAGCAGCAACGGGAGCAATAACAATGCGCGCAAGTCCAACGGTAGCGGCAATAGTAAATCATCTAACAGTAATCCGAAAGAAAATCGTCACTCTGGAAGCAGCAGTGGTACATTCAGCGCAACGACAAATATTTCGCCGAAAAATAATACCAACAGTGGAAACGGGAACAACAGCAATTATAATGTACAAGAGAACGAAGGCAGCAGTAATAATTTGAGGCATACCTTAAAACGTAGTTCATTAGCAAGCTCGCCTAAGAGTTCCTTGCCATACGGTGTTAATTTTGTTCCAGAGTCCAGTAGTGGTAATAGTAGATCAGCGGGACGCGATAATAGCAATCGTAGTGGCAGTGTGAACTACCGCCACCAGTCGCCCAACAAtacgcagcagcagcagcaaaaacaacaaaagtcaagTAATAGTGTCATATACTCGCCAAAAATACAAGCCGCTACGAACATCGGTAAAAATGAACGAGAAGATCATGTGCCGGCGGGGAGAAGTAATAGCGGCAGTAAAAGTCAGACAACGTCACATTCAATGGGCTCATCAACGGCGACAGCATCAGGAAGTAACAAACAGCAAATGCGTGGAGTTGGTGTACGCACACCTACGCCACCTGTACAAGAACAACAAAGGTACTTGCAGCAGGGTACACATTACCAATCGCAACAAACGCATTCCGCCAGCACAAACTCTCCAGTGCAACGGCATAACAACCAACCCCAACATCTTCATCAAcaggagcagcagcagcagcagcaccagcaGCTACAGTTCGAAAGCAATTCTCAACTGCCGGTAACGCAGCATTCCGTCATCACTGACGCAGTTGACGTAGACGCCGCAGAAACGCCCAATTATGATTTTAGCAGCTACACAGCTATCACAAGCATTGAACAGCGACGCCAATACAAGACTGAATTTGAACGGGACTATGATGAGTATCGCCAGCTGTTGGAACGCATCGAAGATGTACGCCGCAACTTCCAGGTTCTTGCTGATCAACTGCAACGTGCGCCACAAGGTTGTTCTGATTATGAGCATATTAAGGAGCAAATTGTGGCCGAATATGAGCGTATAAATAATGAGGAAGAATTGAAGCGCGACAAACAACGTTTTGATTACTTGCATGCTAAGTTGGCGCACATAAAGcagcttgtgaccgattatgaTAAAACATTAACATCAATGGCGGCGGCTGCTGCTGCGGTGGCGGCAGCACAACaccatcagcagcaacaacaagagcaacaactaTTACAGCATGCCTCCACAACAGCGGCAATGCATATGGCAGCAGGTGCAACATCGCATTTTGTGGATGGTAGTACCAATGTGTTGACCGCTGCGACTGCGCATAATGCGCGTGTCTCACCAATGGTGAGTGGGAGCGAAAGCAATCATTCACCACCAAGTGGCTATCAAAATCAAGCACAATACTATatccaacaacaactgcaacaacaaccaaatcaAATAATACAACATGAACAAGAACAACATAAACATCAAAACAATGATGAAACATTACATAGAAAGAAAAAGCATACACACAACATCTTACAACGACACcataaccaacaacaacagcaacagcagcatcaaCAGTACTATTTGTCGCCGGAAAATCAAACACACGCGTCATCTTTTGATGAGCAACATAGCGCACAGCATCACCAGCAACGGGAACCGGAACAATTCAATGGACACCATCATTATCAgggcaataataataatgatgatTCCGATTCAGATGATTCTTCCGACTCAAATGATGAAGACTCGAACGATGATGATTCAAATGATGACGACGACGATAATGGTTCGAATCATGATTCGAACAATGATGATGACGTTAATGAACACTTTTGA